A single window of Jiangella alkaliphila DNA harbors:
- a CDS encoding SIS domain-containing protein: MAREIAEQPEAIARTLESLLPLRPELKTLAEGRRVVLFVARGSSDNAAIYGRYLLEVHAGVPGGLAAPSVATHYHADLDLSEAVVVSVSQSGETEEIVETQAWAAAHGARTIAVTNDGGSALAGAADLALVTRAGAELAVPATKSYITQLVAMAVLADALSAKPGALDGDLDRVPGEVQRLIERREGVDEAAERLASTPETLVSGRGVTFGTALEAALKLEETCLRPVRGLSYADLRHGPIAVVDAEHVALLVSAADGPMVAGMTELAHDLRRRGAAATIGIGGDSGFAGAVDVSVPGPELRELVAPLALVVPAQLTVEALARRLGLDPDAPRGLSKVTQTDPAGS; this comes from the coding sequence ATGGCCCGTGAGATCGCCGAGCAGCCGGAGGCCATCGCGCGCACCCTGGAGTCGCTGCTGCCGCTGCGGCCGGAGCTGAAGACGCTCGCCGAGGGCCGCCGCGTGGTGCTGTTCGTCGCGCGCGGGTCGTCGGACAACGCCGCGATCTACGGCCGGTACCTGCTCGAGGTGCACGCCGGCGTGCCGGGCGGGCTGGCCGCGCCGAGCGTCGCGACGCACTACCACGCCGACCTCGACCTCTCCGAGGCCGTCGTCGTGTCGGTGTCGCAGTCGGGCGAGACCGAGGAGATCGTCGAGACGCAGGCGTGGGCCGCCGCGCACGGGGCCCGCACCATCGCCGTCACCAACGACGGCGGCAGCGCGCTCGCCGGCGCCGCCGACCTCGCGCTGGTCACCCGGGCCGGCGCCGAGCTGGCGGTGCCCGCGACGAAGTCGTACATCACCCAGCTGGTGGCCATGGCCGTGCTGGCCGACGCGCTGTCCGCCAAGCCCGGCGCGCTCGACGGCGACCTCGACCGCGTCCCGGGCGAGGTGCAGCGACTGATCGAGCGGCGCGAGGGCGTCGACGAGGCGGCGGAACGGCTCGCGTCGACGCCGGAGACGCTGGTCAGCGGCCGCGGCGTGACGTTCGGCACCGCGCTGGAGGCGGCGCTGAAGCTGGAGGAGACCTGCCTGCGCCCGGTGCGCGGGCTGTCGTACGCCGACCTGCGGCACGGGCCGATCGCCGTCGTCGACGCCGAGCACGTGGCGCTGCTGGTGTCCGCGGCCGACGGCCCGATGGTGGCCGGCATGACGGAGCTGGCGCACGATCTGCGCCGCCGGGGTGCCGCCGCGACCATCGGCATCGGCGGCGACTCCGGGTTCGCCGGCGCGGTCGACGTCAGCGTCCCCGGGCCGGAGCTGCGCGAGCTGGTGGCGCCGCTGGCGCTCGTCGTGCCGGCGCAGTTGACGGTCGAGGCTCTGGCGCGCAGGCTCGGGCTCGACCCGGACGCGCCCCGCGGGCTCTCGAAGGTCACCCAGACCGATCCGGCCGGCAGCTGA
- a CDS encoding GntR family transcriptional regulator gives MRRSTLKYLQVRDYLRSLVVSELRPGDPVPSERMLCERFGVSRMTVRQAVDALVVEGVLERVQGRGTFVAPPKVDLQVRLASFTEEMTRRGMTAGVKVLASELAPAEPDIAEALKVATGEQLIHLHRLRYADDEPMAVEHTWLPADRLPGFLDGGTPASVYVELDARGLIPDWGEDTIDAGEADHEEAKLLMIKPGKPVLRISRRAFTGDSAIEYSRSAFRSDRYTLWVPVARPNPPVVPRRRTVAPGAAT, from the coding sequence TTGCGCCGATCGACGCTGAAGTACCTCCAGGTGCGCGACTACCTGCGGAGTCTCGTCGTGAGCGAGCTACGTCCCGGCGACCCCGTCCCGTCCGAGCGGATGTTGTGCGAGCGCTTCGGCGTCTCCCGCATGACGGTGCGCCAGGCCGTCGACGCGCTGGTCGTCGAGGGTGTACTCGAGCGCGTGCAGGGCCGCGGCACGTTCGTCGCGCCGCCCAAGGTCGACCTGCAGGTGCGGCTGGCGTCGTTCACCGAAGAGATGACCCGCCGCGGCATGACCGCCGGCGTCAAGGTGCTCGCGTCGGAGCTGGCGCCGGCCGAGCCGGACATCGCCGAGGCGCTCAAGGTCGCCACCGGAGAGCAGCTCATCCACCTGCACCGGCTGCGCTACGCCGACGACGAGCCGATGGCCGTCGAGCACACCTGGCTGCCCGCAGACCGGCTGCCCGGCTTCCTCGACGGCGGCACACCCGCCAGCGTGTACGTCGAGCTGGACGCCCGCGGGCTGATCCCCGACTGGGGCGAGGACACCATCGACGCCGGCGAGGCCGACCACGAGGAGGCCAAGCTGCTGATGATCAAGCCCGGCAAGCCGGTGCTGCGCATCTCGCGGCGCGCGTTCACCGGCGACTCCGCCATCGAGTACAGCCGGTCGGCGTTCCGCTCCGACCGCTACACGCTGTGGGTGCCGGTCGCCCGGCCGAACCCGCCGGTCGTGCCGCGCCGCCGGACGGTCGCGCCCGGCGCCGCCACCTGA
- a CDS encoding GntR family transcriptional regulator, whose protein sequence is MSGKRVSVNVVDGPVPKHRQLREILLAMIEGELVPDAPVPSERELVARFKVSRATVREAVGRLVAEGRLYRVRGKGTFVAAASIESQMHLSSFTEDMRRRGHKPSTVVLGADETAAPPPARAALGLDVTDRAYRIERLRSADGAPMAHEVSWLPAAPLPGLLERDLTSSVYSILAHDYGRVLDSAAQTVWAEGADPLRARLLRVPPAAPLLVFRKTSYAAGRPMEHVTSWYRADRYQVHMTLERTPHTGSGPGHHL, encoded by the coding sequence ATGTCCGGAAAGAGGGTCTCCGTGAACGTGGTCGACGGACCGGTGCCCAAACACCGGCAGCTGAGAGAGATCCTGCTCGCGATGATCGAGGGCGAACTGGTGCCTGATGCGCCGGTGCCGTCCGAACGCGAGCTGGTGGCCCGCTTCAAGGTCAGCCGGGCCACCGTACGTGAAGCCGTCGGCCGGCTGGTCGCCGAGGGCCGGCTCTACCGCGTCCGCGGCAAGGGCACGTTCGTCGCGGCGGCCAGCATCGAGTCGCAGATGCACCTGTCGTCGTTCACCGAGGACATGCGCCGCCGTGGGCACAAACCGTCGACCGTGGTGCTGGGTGCCGACGAGACCGCGGCGCCGCCGCCGGCCCGTGCGGCGCTCGGCCTGGACGTTACCGATCGCGCCTACCGGATCGAGCGGCTGCGCTCGGCCGACGGCGCCCCGATGGCGCACGAGGTGTCCTGGCTGCCGGCCGCGCCGCTGCCCGGGCTGCTCGAGCGCGATCTCACCAGTTCCGTCTACTCGATCCTGGCGCACGACTACGGCCGCGTCCTCGACTCCGCCGCCCAGACGGTGTGGGCCGAGGGCGCCGACCCGCTGCGGGCCCGGCTGCTGCGGGTGCCGCCGGCCGCGCCGCTGCTGGTCTTCCGCAAGACCTCCTACGCCGCCGGACGGCCGATGGAGCACGTCACCTCGTGGTACCGCGCCGACCGGTATCAGGTGCACATGACGCTGGAACGAACCCCCCACACGGGCTCCGGCCCGGGACATCACCTGTAG
- a CDS encoding PTS transporter subunit EIIC produces MSAVTATATGKRGFPGLAVLQRIGRSLMLPIAVLPAAALLLRLGSNDMLGGEPGTVAPGMPAGLAQYDGLHWLQPVSEVVGAAGAGIFNNLPLIFALGVAIGFARKADGSTALAAVVGYLVYDSVSDAMSPHVLDRAAEGETQQLINFGVLGGIIMGLTAALLWQRFYRIKFPPYLAFFGGRRFVPIITAFVAIFIAVGMSFLYKPFDDGLTNLGEWVTENDVLGGGLYGFLNRLLIPLGLHHILNSFPWFQLGEYTTPAGDVVQGDIFRFLNGDPTAGAFMTGFFPIMMFALPAAALAIWQTAKPAQKKIVGGIMLGAALTSFLTGVTEPLEFSFLFVAFPLYFIHAVLTGTALALTNALDIRDGFGFSAGFIDYAINFRIAEKPLLLIVIGLGYAVVYYFLFRWVITKWNLRTPGREDDEEAVEASLGEEAAAIVQEEEKVPAGAPPTSSAAAEPARPASAGPAAGPAAADGPAAPPPPAPEPPATPSSDGEPK; encoded by the coding sequence ATGAGCGCGGTGACCGCCACGGCGACCGGGAAGCGCGGCTTCCCCGGCCTCGCGGTGTTGCAGCGCATCGGCCGCAGCCTCATGCTGCCGATCGCCGTCCTGCCGGCCGCGGCCCTGCTGCTGCGGCTCGGCTCCAACGACATGCTCGGCGGCGAGCCGGGCACCGTCGCACCCGGCATGCCGGCCGGCCTGGCCCAGTACGACGGGCTGCACTGGCTGCAGCCGGTGTCGGAGGTGGTCGGCGCGGCCGGCGCCGGCATCTTCAACAACCTGCCGCTGATCTTCGCGCTCGGTGTCGCCATAGGGTTCGCCCGCAAGGCCGACGGCTCGACGGCGCTGGCCGCGGTGGTCGGCTACCTCGTCTACGACAGCGTCTCCGACGCGATGTCGCCGCACGTGCTGGACCGGGCGGCCGAGGGCGAGACGCAGCAGCTGATCAACTTCGGCGTGCTCGGCGGCATCATCATGGGCCTGACCGCCGCCCTGCTGTGGCAGCGGTTCTACCGGATCAAGTTCCCGCCGTACCTGGCCTTCTTCGGCGGCCGCCGGTTCGTGCCGATCATCACCGCGTTCGTGGCGATCTTCATCGCCGTCGGCATGAGCTTCCTCTACAAGCCGTTCGACGACGGGCTGACCAACCTCGGCGAGTGGGTCACCGAGAACGACGTGCTCGGCGGCGGGCTCTACGGGTTCCTCAACCGGCTGCTGATCCCGCTCGGCCTGCACCACATCCTCAACTCGTTCCCGTGGTTCCAGCTGGGCGAGTACACGACGCCGGCCGGCGACGTCGTCCAGGGCGACATCTTCCGGTTCCTCAACGGCGACCCGACCGCCGGCGCGTTCATGACCGGCTTCTTCCCGATCATGATGTTCGCGCTGCCGGCCGCCGCCCTGGCGATTTGGCAGACCGCGAAGCCGGCGCAGAAGAAGATCGTCGGCGGCATCATGCTGGGCGCCGCGCTGACCTCGTTCCTCACCGGCGTCACCGAGCCGCTGGAGTTCTCGTTCCTGTTCGTCGCGTTCCCGCTGTACTTCATCCACGCGGTGCTGACGGGTACGGCGCTGGCGCTGACCAACGCCTTGGACATCCGCGACGGATTCGGGTTCTCGGCCGGCTTCATCGACTACGCGATCAACTTCCGCATCGCCGAGAAACCGTTGTTGTTGATCGTCATCGGGTTGGGCTACGCGGTCGTCTACTACTTCCTGTTCCGCTGGGTGATCACCAAGTGGAACCTGCGGACACCGGGCCGCGAGGACGACGAGGAAGCGGTCGAGGCGTCGCTCGGCGAGGAGGCCGCGGCGATCGTCCAGGAGGAGGAGAAGGTCCCGGCCGGCGCGCCGCCGACCAGCTCGGCCGCGGCGGAACCGGCCCGGCCGGCCTCCGCCGGCCCGGCAGCGGGCCCGGCTGCGGCGGACGGCCCCGCGGCCCCGCCGCCACCGGCTCCGGAGCCGCCGGCGACACCGTCGTCCGACGGAGAGCCGAAGTAA
- the ptsP gene encoding phosphoenolpyruvate--protein phosphotransferase, with protein sequence MAVISGVGVSSGRAVGPVVRMPDPVAEPAPGATLADGADVAAEAARIAAAAEQVRADLERRASTAHGDGAAVLEATALMAADPALVTAAQKKLDDGTAPARAVWDAAADVQAMLESLGGYMAERARDVADVRDRIVAVLDERPAPGVPERDEPFVLVAHDLAPADTATLDPATCLALVTEGGGPTSHTAILARALGLPAVVATPGILAVAEGTVVLVDGGAGTVQPDPPADVVAQVRAAAAREWTFDGTGRTSDGHRVQLLANVGDPKGAAAAAEIGAEGVGLFRTEFCFLDRAEEPSVDEQTTQYTAVLEPFAGKKVVVRTLDAGADKPLPFLTDTSEANPALGVRGYRTAWRRPDVLDHQLEAIARAGEASGAEVWVMAPMISTPAEAADFVARAATFGLATAGVMVEVPALALTADALMSAVAFASLGTNDLTQYTMAADRLLGELAELSDGWQPAVLRLVHLTAEAGAQADRPVGVCGEAAADPALAVVLAGLGVTSLSMTARAIPEVAATLLSVTRAECVRLAELALSAPDAKAARAAVHAELPPLT encoded by the coding sequence GTGGCAGTGATCAGCGGAGTGGGTGTCAGTTCCGGGCGAGCGGTGGGACCGGTGGTCCGGATGCCGGACCCGGTGGCCGAGCCGGCGCCCGGTGCGACGCTGGCCGACGGTGCCGACGTCGCGGCCGAGGCCGCCCGCATCGCCGCCGCCGCTGAGCAGGTCCGCGCCGACCTCGAACGGCGGGCGTCGACGGCGCACGGCGACGGCGCCGCGGTGCTCGAGGCGACGGCGCTGATGGCGGCCGACCCGGCGCTGGTCACGGCCGCGCAGAAGAAGCTCGACGACGGGACGGCACCGGCCCGCGCGGTGTGGGACGCGGCCGCCGACGTCCAGGCGATGCTCGAATCGCTCGGCGGCTACATGGCCGAGCGGGCCCGCGACGTCGCCGACGTGCGCGACCGCATCGTGGCCGTGCTCGACGAACGGCCGGCGCCCGGCGTGCCGGAGCGCGACGAGCCGTTCGTCCTGGTGGCCCACGACCTCGCACCGGCCGACACCGCGACGCTGGACCCGGCGACCTGTCTGGCGCTGGTGACGGAGGGCGGCGGGCCGACGTCGCACACCGCGATCCTGGCCCGGGCGCTGGGCCTGCCCGCCGTCGTCGCGACGCCCGGGATCCTCGCCGTCGCCGAGGGCACCGTCGTGCTGGTCGACGGCGGCGCCGGGACCGTCCAGCCGGACCCGCCGGCCGATGTCGTCGCGCAGGTCCGGGCGGCGGCGGCCCGCGAGTGGACCTTCGACGGCACCGGCCGCACGTCCGACGGGCACCGCGTCCAGCTGCTGGCCAACGTCGGCGACCCGAAGGGCGCGGCGGCCGCCGCCGAGATCGGCGCCGAGGGCGTCGGGCTGTTCCGCACCGAGTTCTGCTTCCTCGACCGCGCCGAGGAGCCGTCGGTCGACGAGCAGACCACGCAGTACACCGCCGTGCTGGAGCCGTTCGCCGGGAAGAAGGTCGTCGTCCGCACGCTCGACGCGGGCGCGGACAAGCCGCTGCCGTTCCTCACCGACACGTCGGAGGCGAACCCGGCGCTGGGCGTGCGCGGCTACCGGACCGCGTGGCGGCGCCCGGACGTGCTGGACCACCAGCTGGAGGCGATCGCCCGCGCGGGCGAGGCGTCCGGCGCCGAGGTGTGGGTGATGGCGCCGATGATCTCGACACCTGCCGAGGCCGCCGACTTCGTCGCCCGGGCCGCGACGTTCGGCCTGGCCACGGCCGGCGTCATGGTCGAGGTGCCGGCGCTCGCGCTCACCGCCGACGCGCTGATGTCGGCCGTGGCGTTCGCCAGCCTCGGCACCAACGACCTCACCCAGTACACGATGGCCGCCGACCGCCTGCTCGGCGAGCTGGCCGAGCTCAGCGACGGCTGGCAGCCGGCGGTGCTGCGGCTGGTGCACCTGACCGCCGAGGCGGGCGCGCAGGCGGACCGGCCGGTGGGCGTGTGCGGCGAGGCGGCGGCCGACCCCGCCCTCGCCGTCGTCCTCGCCGGCCTCGGCGTGACCAGCCTGTCGATGACGGCGCGGGCCATCCCCGAGGTCGCGGCGACGCTGCTCTCCGTCACCCGCGCCGAGTGCGTCCGGCTGGCCGAGCTGGCGCTCTCCGCGCCCGACGCGAAGGCCGCCCGCGCCGCCGTCCACGCCGAGCTCCCGCCCCTCACCTGA
- a CDS encoding ROK family transcriptional regulator gives MTTTGARTVLTATAGQILELVRSGEVTTRRELQEQTGLSRSTLTQRLAMLTAAGYLSEAAAMHSGVAGRPAKALSFVDTDKYVLTADLGATHARLALQDAAGAILAESTDRIRIQDGPDAVLPAVLDGFEALLASAGPAPRAGLCGVGIGVPGPVNVATGRLQQPPIMPGWDDYPVTTVFEERFGVPALIDNDANLMGLGEARRYHPDVPSLLYVKVGTGIGAGLIIDGRPERGIAGGAGDIGHIRIAHPVAGAVCACGANGCLAAHASGGALVRQLNDRGIAAETATDVARLVQAGNADAIALVRTAGQLVGEVLATAVALLNPGVLVIGGSMALTHEHFLIGVRESLYERTVPLATRDLTITASALQDRAAIEGARIMVVDHVFSADAVDARLGA, from the coding sequence ATGACGACGACCGGGGCGCGCACCGTCCTCACGGCGACGGCGGGGCAGATCCTCGAGCTGGTCCGCTCCGGCGAGGTCACCACCCGCCGCGAGCTGCAGGAGCAGACCGGCCTGTCCCGGTCGACGCTGACCCAGCGGCTGGCCATGCTGACCGCGGCCGGCTACCTGAGCGAGGCGGCCGCCATGCACTCCGGCGTCGCCGGGCGGCCGGCGAAGGCGCTGTCGTTCGTCGACACCGACAAGTACGTGCTGACCGCCGACCTCGGCGCCACGCACGCGCGGCTGGCGCTGCAGGACGCCGCCGGGGCGATCCTGGCCGAGAGCACCGACCGCATCCGCATCCAGGACGGGCCCGACGCGGTGCTGCCGGCCGTGCTCGACGGGTTCGAGGCGCTGCTCGCGTCGGCCGGGCCGGCGCCGCGGGCAGGGCTGTGCGGCGTCGGCATCGGCGTGCCCGGACCGGTGAACGTCGCGACCGGACGGCTGCAGCAGCCGCCGATCATGCCCGGCTGGGACGACTACCCCGTCACGACAGTGTTCGAGGAGCGGTTCGGCGTGCCGGCGCTGATCGACAACGACGCCAACCTCATGGGGCTGGGCGAGGCGCGGCGGTACCACCCGGACGTGCCGAGCCTGCTCTACGTCAAGGTCGGGACCGGCATCGGCGCCGGGCTGATCATCGACGGACGGCCGGAGCGCGGCATCGCCGGCGGCGCGGGCGACATCGGGCACATCCGCATCGCCCACCCCGTCGCCGGCGCCGTCTGCGCGTGCGGCGCGAACGGCTGCCTGGCCGCACACGCCAGCGGGGGCGCGCTGGTCCGGCAGCTGAACGATCGCGGCATCGCCGCCGAGACCGCCACCGACGTCGCCCGGCTGGTGCAGGCCGGCAACGCCGACGCGATCGCGCTGGTGCGCACCGCCGGCCAACTGGTCGGCGAGGTGCTGGCGACGGCGGTGGCGCTGCTCAACCCGGGCGTGCTGGTGATCGGCGGCTCGATGGCGCTGACGCACGAGCACTTCCTCATCGGCGTGCGCGAGTCGCTGTACGAGCGGACGGTGCCGCTGGCCACCCGCGACCTCACCATCACGGCGTCGGCGCTGCAGGACCGCGCCGCCATCGAGGGCGCCCGCATCATGGTCGTCGACCACGTCTTCTCCGCCGACGCCGTCGACGCCCGCCTCGGCGCCTGA
- a CDS encoding carbohydrate ABC transporter permease, translating into MSVETVTTAPSPPGRPPRAPSRGGSRRRRSREERVWGTLRVLTIIALALVTILPFVYMLVLSVRPIAEVLLEPGRLWVSPSEITADTYREVLTSVDDGGQGFLQYMGNSALVATVTVVVTLVASILGAYAVSRLAFRGRGATGYLFLIVYLFPPILLAIPLFVLFSQLSLRGNLLALAIVYVAQTVPVAIYMLRNYFATIPVSLEEAALIDGCTRFGVIRRISLPLSMPSLIATGLYVFMIAWNEFLFALLFLVERRDNWTVSLGLSRLSGSIEVPTTVLMAGSVVLTLPIIALFFLAERMLVEGLTSGAEKG; encoded by the coding sequence GTGAGTGTGGAGACCGTCACGACCGCACCGTCGCCGCCCGGCCGGCCGCCGCGGGCACCGTCGCGCGGCGGGAGTCGTCGCCGGCGCAGCCGCGAGGAACGGGTCTGGGGCACGCTGCGGGTGCTCACGATCATCGCGCTGGCGCTGGTCACGATCCTGCCGTTCGTCTACATGCTGGTGCTGTCGGTGCGCCCGATCGCCGAGGTGCTGCTCGAGCCCGGCCGGCTGTGGGTGTCGCCGTCGGAGATCACCGCCGACACCTACCGCGAGGTGCTCACGTCGGTCGACGACGGCGGCCAGGGCTTCCTCCAGTACATGGGCAACAGCGCGCTGGTGGCCACCGTCACCGTCGTCGTGACGCTGGTCGCGTCGATCCTCGGCGCGTACGCCGTCAGCCGGCTGGCCTTCCGCGGCCGCGGCGCGACCGGCTACCTGTTCCTGATCGTGTACCTGTTCCCGCCGATCCTGCTGGCGATCCCGTTGTTCGTGCTGTTCTCGCAGCTCAGCCTGCGTGGCAACCTGCTCGCGCTGGCGATCGTGTACGTGGCGCAGACTGTGCCGGTGGCGATCTACATGCTGCGCAACTACTTCGCGACCATCCCGGTGTCGCTGGAGGAGGCGGCGCTGATCGACGGGTGCACGCGGTTCGGCGTCATCCGGCGCATCAGCCTGCCGCTGTCGATGCCGTCGCTGATCGCGACCGGGCTGTACGTGTTCATGATCGCGTGGAACGAGTTCCTGTTCGCGCTGCTGTTCCTGGTCGAGCGGCGCGACAACTGGACCGTCAGCCTGGGGCTGTCGCGGCTGTCGGGGTCGATCGAGGTGCCGACGACGGTGCTGATGGCCGGCTCGGTGGTGCTCACGCTGCCGATCATCGCGTTGTTCTTCCTGGCCGAGCGGATGCTCGTCGAGGGCCTCACCAGCGGCGCGGAGAAGGGATGA